CCCGGCGGCAGGAACAGCATGTCACCCTGGCCGAGCAGCGATTCCGCGCCCATCTGGTCGAGGATCGTGCGCGAGTCGATCTTCGACGATACCTGGAACGCGACGCGCGTCGGGATGTTCGCCTTGATGAGGCCGGTGATCACGTCGACGGACGGGCGCTGGGTCGCGAGGATCAGGTGGATACCGGCCGCGCGCGCCTTCTGCGCGAGGCGGGCGATCAGTTCCTCGATCTTCTTGCCGGCCACCATCATCAGGTCGGCCAGCTCGTCGATCACGACGACGATCAGCGGCAGCTTCGACAGCGGCTCCGGATCCTCGGGCGTGAGCGAGAACGGATTGCCGATCTTCTTTTCCTTCGCCTCGGCGTCGCGGATCTTCTGGTTGAAGCCCGCGAGGTTGCGCACGCCGACGGCCGACATCAGCCGGTAGCGCTTTTCCATTTCGCCGACGCACCAGTTCAGTGCGTTCGCTGCGAGCTTCATGTCGGTGACGACCGGCGCGAGCAGGTGCGGGATGCCTTCGTAGACCGACAGCTCGAGCATCTTCGGGTCGATCATGATGAGCCGCACGTCCTCGGGCGTCGCCTTGTACAGCAGCGACAGGATCATCGCGTTGATCGCGACCGACTTGCCCGAACCCGTCGTGCCCGCGACCAGCATGTGCGGCGCCTTCGCGAGATCGGTGACGACCGGGTGGCCAGTGATGTCCTTGCCCATCGCGATCGTCAGCTGCGACGTCGAGTGCTGGTACTGGCGCGATTCGAGGATCTCCGACAGGCGGATCATCTGCCGTTTCGCATTCGGCAGTTCGAGACCCATGCAGGTCTTGCCGGGAATCGTCTCGACGACGCGGATCGACGTGAGGCCGAGGCCGCGCGACAGGTCTTTCATCAGGCCGACGATCTGGCTGCCGCGCACGCCGAGTGCGGGCTCGATCTCGAAGCGCGTGATCACCGGGCCCGCCGATGCGCCGACTACCGTCACCGGCACCTTGAACTCCTGCAGGCGCTGTTCGATCACCTGGCCGGTCTGCGCGAGGTGTTCTTCGGTGATTGTCTCGATGTCGCCGGACGCGGGCTCGAGCAGGTCGAGCGTCGGCAGTTCGACGTTGAACGACGCGGGTGCGTGGAATTCGAACGCGTTCGGGCGCGGCGGGCGTGCCGGTGCGGCCGATGCGTCGGGGGCCGGCGCGCTCGGTTCCGCGGCGGCGGCGGGATCGGTCGCCGGCGGCAGGTGCGCGTCGGCGAGTGTGGCAGCCGGGAGCGGCGCGGTCGTGACGGCCGGTGCGGCGATGCCGGCTGTCGCGGGCGTTGCGCCGGTACCGGACATCGACCAGGTCGCCGGCGAAGCGGCAGGCGCCGGCGGCGTCGCGAACGACTGGGCCCGCGTCGCGGGTGCGGGCGTGGTCGCCGGTGCTGCCGTGTCCATCGATGCGCGCGGAACGGAGAAGGTCGGCAATGCTGACAGCGTCGCGGCAGCGGAAGCCAGGGACGCGGTCGCCGACGTCGCCGCCGTGGTTGCGGCGGTGGAGGCGAGCGCGGCACTCGTCTGGGCGGGCGTGCCGCCGAACGCGGCGGGTGAAGCGGCCGCGTTCGTGCTCAGCGGAGCGCGTGCGCCGGAGGACGGCGCCGTGACGACGGCAGCGGCTGGCAGGGTGCCGGTTGCTGCTTGCGCAACGCCGGTCGGCACGGCCGGCCCGCCGATCGTCGCGGTGTCAGGCATGCGGGGCGGCGGTGCTGCCGAAGCCGTGGCCGATCCGGTCGTCGTCGCGGCAAATGCGATACCCGACGGTGCGGAAGACGTTGCGGCAGGTGGCATCGGCTTGCTTGCCGTCGGTTGCGACGCGGTCGCGCTGAAGGTCGTGCCGGCCGAGGCGGAGCCGGTGGCGCCAGTCACGGTCGGCGTGGTCGCGTAAGGCTGCGCGATAGTCGGCCCGGATGCGCCAATCGAAGGCGTCGGGGCAGACGTCGCGGCCGCTGCGGTCGGTGTCGCCCCGAAAGGCTGCGCCGTGGTCGGACCGGAAGCGCTCGTCGCAGACGTCGGGACAGAAGTCGCTGTCGCGGTGGTTGGCGCGGATGCGAATGGCTGTGCCGCAGCAAAACCGGAGGCGCCAGTCGCAGGCGTCGGGACAGTCGTTGCCGCTGCTGCAGTCGCCGCGAGCGAGGAAGGCGGCGCGGTGGGCAGGGCGGAGGCGCCAGTCGCAGGCGTCGGGACAGTCGTTGCCGCTGCTGCAGTCGCCGCGAGCGAGGAAGGCTGCGCGGCGGGCAGGGCGGAGGCGCCAATCGCGGGCGTCGGGACAGTCGTTGCCACTGCTGCAGTCGCCGCGAGCGAGGAAGGCTGCGCGGTGGGCAGGGCGGAGGCGCCAGTCGCGGGCGTCTGGACCGGCGTCGTCGGTGCCGGCGATGGCGTGACCGTGCCGGATACCGGA
This window of the Burkholderia cepacia GG4 genome carries:
- a CDS encoding DNA translocase FtsK, producing MPPVPPTPGPVSAMPPPTTGSTASLARAAANAQVARPDPAPLPAGFEPVRPRPTAVRPAAAALKQPAAPRTAVTPRPVGATPPRTPVRPATGTGGAGQSQDAARRRPAPPAPARAPLYAWVQQPTEPITPAPSVHDTLRSIEASTAQWATLDGARPTDASRTVAAAATVAGAAAAVGSVAASASTAVPAGFVSDAHPFASHGTGRPDEHDAASAYDDTAPIVLDAFMPAAPSVHAPVAETGAPVFGATASLALPDLGADAPTHHADDDGRPVTDVRAAAAFDAPIDFAPWEDIVSPPVPAFDWSHDSPVAAPSTVAGESAGARATAVPPSAAVTQVENETVRRFDANVAATSADVVDRYAPQPAPSAPASLPDDAVWSTRATVGSMEPVAQTAPTMPLPASSRAETTTRGLADAMPVAAATAAAATLAASHAAVAPAVTGTAANAAAKNTVEAAPSSAGTQHATTPAPDSAPAASANAVASAPWSKPSSAQSFGDAQTVSATSASSPVGTAPGSVAPTPAPTPANTSNSAVGATQPSFAGVTNTASGSQSQPAASASPVASVAPSGVAGTAHGSSDRMPAAASSTIGATGPVSGTVTPSPAPTTPVQTPATGASALPTAQPSSLAATAAVATTVPTPAIGASALPAAQPSSLAATAAAATTVPTPATGASALPTAPPSSLAATAAAATTVPTPATGASGFAAAQPFASAPTTATATSVPTSATSASGPTTAQPFGATPTAAAATSAPTPSIGASGPTIAQPYATTPTVTGATGSASAGTTFSATASQPTASKPMPPAATSSAPSGIAFAATTTGSATASAAPPPRMPDTATIGGPAVPTGVAQAATGTLPAAAVVTAPSSGARAPLSTNAAASPAAFGGTPAQTSAALASTAATTAATSATASLASAAATLSALPTFSVPRASMDTAAPATTPAPATRAQSFATPPAPAASPATWSMSGTGATPATAGIAAPAVTTAPLPAATLADAHLPPATDPAAAAEPSAPAPDASAAPARPPRPNAFEFHAPASFNVELPTLDLLEPASGDIETITEEHLAQTGQVIEQRLQEFKVPVTVVGASAGPVITRFEIEPALGVRGSQIVGLMKDLSRGLGLTSIRVVETIPGKTCMGLELPNAKRQMIRLSEILESRQYQHSTSQLTIAMGKDITGHPVVTDLAKAPHMLVAGTTGSGKSVAINAMILSLLYKATPEDVRLIMIDPKMLELSVYEGIPHLLAPVVTDMKLAANALNWCVGEMEKRYRLMSAVGVRNLAGFNQKIRDAEAKEKKIGNPFSLTPEDPEPLSKLPLIVVVIDELADLMMVAGKKIEELIARLAQKARAAGIHLILATQRPSVDVITGLIKANIPTRVAFQVSSKIDSRTILDQMGAESLLGQGDMLFLPPGTGYPQRVHGAFVADEEVHRIVEYLKQFGEPQYEEGILDGPAADGATQDLFGEAPDAEADPLYDEAVAFVVRTRRASISSVQRQLRIGYNRAARLVEQMEAAGLVSPMGINGSREVLVPAAAD